In the genome of Arctopsyche grandis isolate Sample6627 chromosome 13, ASM5162203v2, whole genome shotgun sequence, the window TTTGTGCAAAAACTTTCCGACCAACCCATATTTCGTCATGATTGTTCTTTGTTTCATTTGGTAGCCCAATACAATGATCTCTTGTTTGTATGTCgtatgcattttttatttactttctgATGCGACTGCTGTTTTGCAGAGGTTAATAAAATAACCAAAGATAAACTTTAACTTATACTATCTTTCAGCAATTCAAATACAGTTGTACTtcattttgttataatttttactcTTAAATTGAGATTTGAATTTACATCAATTTTGTATTTCAGCACTGGTTCAAAAACAATTTTGTCAGATAATATGTTTTTCTCTaggtcttatttttttttttttaatttatacccggaaggccttataggtagccccaatgcgctttcctggacagaaacattgtacatttgatacaactaTTATCAGTAATGTAgtgtatgctaaaaggagccgccgttataattgggtttcgaggattatctccaggctaagtgcatgtaggctaaacaatgaccaccgaattggcgtagtaacggcacccggtcccttctcagaagtgacatcGGTAGCGTgcgactgagtgtcgtgggaatacatatctgggtacatgcctaaacaatagggaagtaaccggacgtcgaagatgctctgagcaacctgtcctttataaggaggtacttagaccatatctagacattctggactgagcactggcggtgcgtgtatctccttaatcaccaataaatgctgtgaaacgactttggccttttacttggatcctccacccacccctacgcaacagtattatacaaagtacatcaatacatatctattaatatccacagagacatttatagtcatttgtgaatttgcagcattttatacaattcagcgaaattcgagattgccgaaaactcgagattttgcgagaaaaagtctgaccagcagaactacatataatactcggaatacattgttttcaatcgaggtcaacccaccggattgaatattgaaatagtGGGTAgaatagtttttgccaatttgaagaggaaccgtttcaacaatgaaatcagataaattgttaaactctgataggaaacgatcgacctggagtcacaaatccaaggtctgtccAGCAGAAATcagtgagatttgaacccgtgaccactctgttcaaaatattgtatgctaatcactagtctattctggtttgattttgataattgaattgaagaaatcttaaccgtttgcccgcggccgtcttctatggaagctttgcgcgacaagtctgtagcgcggctgtcttccatagaatttctgaactttgcacgcgattttgagccttatatgcgcctatttcaactgtttttaggttcaaaattggttgaatatattactgagagttgaatgccatatattcaatttgcttaaaatgaatatataccagtcaaaattagttttttgtggaaccatactgaaatctcgtttatgtgacgtcacgtctgtgtaacaatggcgacgatacgtctcaattgaatgaagaatgattatttgacaattaagccataactacgagatatattatgtattttattgcttaaaataatactttatgtgtttattaacatatctggttacttgagtaaatattaaaatctgtatttaaggtcgaaaactcgattgccaaattcgcgaaaaaggtgccgcatacaggacttgttcgctatatttattgccgcgggcaaagggttaaaactcTAGTTCAAGTCCATCTCCAAACAACTCTAAAAGAGAACACAGAATAGGCAATTTATTGAGCGATAAATCGCTCTGTAAAATACGTGCTACGGTAGTTATCGTAGCAGCTAATGTTACGACCGATTTACATAGCACTTGTCTGTCTTGCTAATCTATAGCAATATATGgtctcaatatacatacaaatttagaGTATTTTCACTTAAatgtatttctttttaatttcagGTGAAAGATATAACTCTGCCGAAAGGATGTGGTATGTTAATATACCATGCAGCGACGAAAATAAAGCCGCAGATAGCTCACAGACTGTCGTTTGTCACTCAGTACATTGCGACTGAAAAATTAGATTCCACGGTCCGCATCGATGCCGCTTTGGAGTATTTGCTAGCTCACGTCAGCGATAACAATGTCAATGTAGGCGAATTCGAAAACGCATGTGGAATCGGTGTAGTCGTCACACCTGAACAAGTTGAACAATCGGTCGAGAGCAAGGTCAATATCATATCTAAATGCATTTGACGGCTACTTAAAAAGTGATGAAACACATAGATAATGCTTCAATTTGATAATTCACTTTCAGCTATCGAAATTCCGCGACGAGCTGCTCGAAAAGCGATACCGGTTCAACACTGGACTCATTATGCAGGCTGTGCGCACTGATTTACCTTGGGCCGATGGAAAAGCTGTGAAAAATGAAGTCGACGTTCAGGTCCGTGTTGGTTTTTATAATTGACACGTTCAATgtgatgtttatttttaaaatttatgtatatgttgcaGGTATTGGATCTTTTGGGACCCAAAACTGAAGCCGATTTAGCTCCCGTGTCCAAGGCCGATAAAAAGATCAAGACTCCAGCTCCAGCATCAAAGAAAAATGATAATGCTGGTTATTATCATAGtataatttgtcaatttttttcacaagcctcttctatatttcataCTTAGGCGGCCCAATCCtttaattaacatatttaattacattagtttaagccgggatcattaTTTTGATTGACATCCTAATCATCTTTTCATTACTTCAAgagtttcatattatatatagttcaaataaatatattccacCAAGATTGTTATTTAGGGCGGGATTATAATTAAGATTGAAATCTGAAACATAATTGTATATCCGAAACATGAAATCTGAAACattatcgtatatatgtatatatatataatttttatatatttatagttgacgttgtcgtacatttgttattgaaataatgtttttatcattattatctttttattgtattgtataattatttttttatattttagtacattttatatatatgtatgtatagtaggttttttatatatatatatatatatatatatatatatatatatatatatatatttctttttatatatggTTGTGGCTaattgcaggtactatatccgaaaattattggctatttgcaggtactatatctgagaattattggctatttgcaggtactatatctgcgacaggcgcaaagccttctgcgcatgcgcgtaaactgtcactgtcagcgtgtttactgttaaaattttgttttaaacctcttaaaatttagttcgaactcgtaaagtgatgtagagtaaaaaatataatccaaattagttaatattattaattgttagaaaattattatcatgtacaacgtataatacctacatacaagtacaagccgcgaactagctatatgatttaaatctattataattacgtgccaattttatttgccttatgtataatgaatgattgattaaacaagtctagcatacattaaatgtaagaaattataatcggattataagttcatgCGCAGAAggttttgcgcctgtcgcagatgtagtacctgcaaatagccaataattcgcagatatagtacctgcagatagccacaacctttatattgttttaattgtatatacaaaacatagaagacgcttgtttttaaaaaaaacttttcttttactacagtttttatatatatattttttttttttatattttatatttttatattttatattttatagtttgtGTTTAATGGTAATAAGTTTTGTATTTTGTGTTATAGCCGTTCCGAAAGAAAAGGAAAATCATGTGAATGAATCCGATAGTGCGCCTACCATTCACGATATGATGAAGAAAGTGAATTTTCACGCTCCCGGTGATAATTATAAAACTGATGGATATGTAGTTACGCCGAATACCAAAAAACTTTTAGCAGCACATTTGAAAGTTGTCGGAGGAAATGCTAGGACTCGTTTTCCGCCTGAACCGAATGGAATTTTGCATATCGGTCATGCAAAAGCTATCAATATCAACTTCGGCTATGCCGCTGCACACGGTGGCGTTTGCTATTTGAGATATGATGATACTAATCCTGAAAAAGAGGAAGAAAAGTTCTTCGTCGGCATTAAAGACATGGTCGATTGGTTAGGtttgtactttttttattataaatacctacatagtatatttttttatcagaaaattgcaagtttgtttgtttttttaaggATACAAGCCTGCTGCTGTTACTCATTCTTCGGATAACTTTCAACAGCTTTACAAGTGGGCTGTTGAATTAATTAAGAAGGGTTTTGCATACGTGTGTCATCAAACGACAGATGAAATGCGAGGTTTTAATCCTAAACCGTCTCCGTGGAGAGATAGGCCTATTGAAGAAAGCTTACAACTCTTTGAAgtagtattattatttcataatttcaacatatataaaaatatcttatacTTATATGCTTATCATTGTATCATTAGGAtatgaaaaatggaaaaatcgaAGAAGGTAAAGCAACTTTAAGAATGAAAACTACCCTAGAGGAGGGAAAAATGGATCCGGTCGCTTACCGTATCAAATTCACTGCACATCATCGCACTGGAAATAAGTGGTGTATATATCCAACTTACGATTACACTCACTGTTTGTGTGACAGCATAGAAAATATCACTCATTCTTTATGTACCAAAGAATTTCAATCTAGACGGTAAATAAACGTAGCTTTCatacaatcatatttattctcGTAcgagtatgtgtatatttattgttGGTTTACAGGTCGTCTTATTACTGGTTGTGTAATGCATTGGATATATACTGTCCTGTGCAATGGGAATATGGCCGACTTAATGTTAACTATACGGTGGTTTCCAAAAGAAAAATTGCAAAGTTAATCACCGAGGGAATTGTAAAaggtatttaattcaaaatagaattgaaaatagtcTAGGGTACGGTCGttgagaatatatttttattatttaagattGGGACGATCCAAGGTTGTATACGTTGAGTGCCTTACGTCGCCGTGGATATCCTTCAGAGGCAATTAACAACTTCTGTGCTGCGTTAGGAGTTACTGGAGCTCTCGGTGCTGTCGATCCGGCTATGCTAGAAGCTTCCGTTAGAGATGTCCTCAATAAAGTCGCTCCGAGGTTCGTTTCTTTGGAATGatttgtgtgtatatgtatgtatgtatgtaattaatgttgaattttctttgGTAGGGTTTTAGTTGTACTGGAACCGTTGAAAGTGACTATTAAGAATTTCGCAACGTGTGGTGTGAGCAAAGTTTCAGCGCCAGATTTTCCAAATGAACCGGAGCGTGGTTCACGTTCAATAGCTTTCGATCAAATTGTGTATATTGAAGAGTCGGATTTTAAAGAAACTCCGGAAAAGGGGTATAAACGGCTTTCGCCGAACCAAACTGTTGGACTTCGGCATACTGGATTCGTCCTAAAGGTATGTTGTtatcaacaaataaaattagattttatatGGGAATTTATTTAATGTCTAACATTTCTATTATAGTTATCAGAAATAGTTAGGGATAAAACTGGCAAAGTTACGGAACTGATATGCACTGCCGAGAATCCCAGCGATCCTGCTTTTAA includes:
- the GlnRS gene encoding glutaminyl-tRNA synthetase isoform X2, which codes for MASPEVASLLSALGLPENKLKETLKNATVTALLTAAAQHVKDITLPKGCGMLIYHAATKIKPQIAHRLSFVTQYIATEKLDSTVRIDAALEYLLAHVSDNNVNVGEFENACGIGVVVTPEQVEQSVESKLSKFRDELLEKRYRFNTGLIMQAVRTDLPWADGKAVKNEVDVQVLDLLGPKTEADLAPVSKADKKIKTPAPASKKNDNAEKENHVNESDSAPTIHDMMKKVNFHAPGDNYKTDGYVVTPNTKKLLAAHLKVVGGNARTRFPPEPNGILHIGHAKAININFGYAAAHGGVCYLRYDDTNPEKEEEKFFVGIKDMVDWLGYKPAAVTHSSDNFQQLYKWAVELIKKGFAYVCHQTTDEMRGFNPKPSPWRDRPIEESLQLFEDMKNGKIEEGKATLRMKTTLEEGKMDPVAYRIKFTAHHRTGNKWCIYPTYDYTHCLCDSIENITHSLCTKEFQSRRSSYYWLCNALDIYCPVQWEYGRLNVNYTVVSKRKIAKLITEGIVKDWDDPRLYTLSALRRRGYPSEAINNFCAALGVTGALGAVDPAMLEASVRDVLNKVAPRVLVVLEPLKVTIKNFATCGVSKVSAPDFPNEPERGSRSIAFDQIVYIEESDFKETPEKGYKRLSPNQTVGLRHTGFVLKLSEIVRDKTGKVTELICTAENPSDPAFKPKAFIQWVSFPMDVEVRLYEPLFIHKNPEDPAVVPGGFLTDCNMNSLKIVNAMADASLINAKVFDKFQFERIGFFSLDPDTTPEKMVFNRTVTLKEDAGKV
- the GlnRS gene encoding glutaminyl-tRNA synthetase isoform X1; amino-acid sequence: MASPEVASLLSALGLPENKLKETLKNATVTALLTAAAQHVKDITLPKGCGMLIYHAATKIKPQIAHRLSFVTQYIATEKLDSTVRIDAALEYLLAHVSDNNVNVGEFENACGIGVVVTPEQVEQSVESKLSKFRDELLEKRYRFNTGLIMQAVRTDLPWADGKAVKNEVDVQVLDLLGPKTEADLAPVSKADKKIKTPAPASKKNDNAAVPKEKENHVNESDSAPTIHDMMKKVNFHAPGDNYKTDGYVVTPNTKKLLAAHLKVVGGNARTRFPPEPNGILHIGHAKAININFGYAAAHGGVCYLRYDDTNPEKEEEKFFVGIKDMVDWLGYKPAAVTHSSDNFQQLYKWAVELIKKGFAYVCHQTTDEMRGFNPKPSPWRDRPIEESLQLFEDMKNGKIEEGKATLRMKTTLEEGKMDPVAYRIKFTAHHRTGNKWCIYPTYDYTHCLCDSIENITHSLCTKEFQSRRSSYYWLCNALDIYCPVQWEYGRLNVNYTVVSKRKIAKLITEGIVKDWDDPRLYTLSALRRRGYPSEAINNFCAALGVTGALGAVDPAMLEASVRDVLNKVAPRVLVVLEPLKVTIKNFATCGVSKVSAPDFPNEPERGSRSIAFDQIVYIEESDFKETPEKGYKRLSPNQTVGLRHTGFVLKLSEIVRDKTGKVTELICTAENPSDPAFKPKAFIQWVSFPMDVEVRLYEPLFIHKNPEDPAVVPGGFLTDCNMNSLKIVNAMADASLINAKVFDKFQFERIGFFSLDPDTTPEKMVFNRTVTLKEDAGKV